One Carassius auratus strain Wakin unplaced genomic scaffold, ASM336829v1 scaf_tig00025928, whole genome shotgun sequence genomic window carries:
- the LOC113078524 gene encoding serine protease inhibitor Kazal-type 1-like, with amino-acid sequence MKLAILICVSVLIYLSVAEAQQSEDNNVPDFGCTREYNPVCGDDGVTYSNECMLHWENKIRGKNVSLKHVGKCETS; translated from the exons ATGAAGTTGGCTATTCTGATCTGCGTTTCTGTTCTCATTTACCTCTCTG TGGCAGAGGCACAACAGAGTGAG GACAACAATGTTCCTGATTTTGGATGTACTCGTGAGTACAATCCAGTGTGTGGAGATGATGGCGTCACATACTCCAATGAGTGCATGCTACACTGGGAGAACAA GATTCGTGGCAAGAATGTCAGCCTGAAGCATGTAGGAAAGTGTGAGACTTCCTGA
- the LOC113078522 gene encoding nucleotide exchange factor SIL1, with amino-acid sequence MMPIHIQKKWRLGLSIALWLVGLHLICAHNDKSPTALSIKEGSDDHSKGEETLLEDEDSEDLEVFRPTDKWQTFKPGQAVPAGSHVRLNLQTGQREVKMGEAEGLKYWRDGNRQGMMNTHNPSFTAKELKEALKKFKEGMDDPVETKQDKDAVRAQFRPIEELKKDMEALDMLMETDVQAMRRLLNQFNNTNSTTEEKVTALLELEYLVHQVDNGQNLVSMGGMQLVIHALNSTDIHLQMSAAFVLGSAVSSNPSVQVEAIEGGALQKLLTLLATPRPTMVKKKVLFAVASLLRHFPFAQSHFLKLGGVQVLSELFQTPGAESLRVRIITVLYDMIIEKELISQVGMDLTSDSSHQERLRQYAEVSLLPVLVEQGWCSLVPELLASPEHDCREKALRTLLAMMAQCQTQYKQNPALTASLSELQKQYQELVLTEQDLGEQDGYFGEILALVDSMVIKMQLV; translated from the exons ATGATGCCCATACATATTCAAAAGAAGTGGCGACTTGGACTGTCAATCGCTCTCTGGCTTGTCGGTCTTCATCTCATATGTGCCCACAATGACAAG TCACCAACAGCCCTATCTATCAAAGAGGGCTCTGATGATCACAGCAAGGGTGAAGAGACACTGTTAGAGGATGAGGATTCTGAAGATCTGGAGGTGTTTAGACCTACAGACAAGTGGCAAACTTTCAAACCAG GTCAAGCAGTTCCAGCAGGCTCTCATGTCAGATTGAATCTTCAGACTGGCCAAAGAGAGGTCAAGATGGGAGAGGCGGAAGGTCTCAAATACTGGAGAGATGGAAATAG GCAAGGGATGATGAACACACACAACCCCTCATTTACAGCTAAGGAGTTAAAAGAGGCTTTGAAAAAGTTTAAAGAAGGAATGGATGATCCTGTGGAAACAAAACAA GACAAAGATGCAGTGAGGGCCCAATTTCGCCCCATCGAAGAATTGAAAAAAGACATGGAGGCACTCGACATGCTTATGGAGACCGATGTCCAAGCTATGAGAAGGCTTTTAAACCAATTTAATAATACTAACAGCACAACTGAGGAAAAAGTCACTGCTCTCCTTGAATTGGAGTACCTTGTGCATCAG GTAGATAATGGGCAGAATTTGGTGTCCATGGGAGGAATGCAACTGGTTATACATGCTTTAAACAGTACAGACATTCATCTCCAGATGAGTGCTGCGTTTGTTCTTGGATCTGCTGTTTCAAG TAATCCATCAGTGCAAGTTGAGGCAATAGAAGGTGGCGCTTTACAGAAACTGTTGACATTGCTTGCAACTCCGCGACCAACAATGGTAAAGAAAAAG GTGTTATTTGCTGTGGCCTCATTGCTGCGTCACTTCCCATTtgcacaaagtcactttttgAAGCTTGGTGGTGTGCAGGTGCTTAGCGAACTGTTTCAAACACCAGGGGCAGAATCCCTGCGTGTGAGAATCATCACAGTTCTCTATGATATGATCATTGAAAAG GAGTTGATATCACAGGTGGGAATGGACCTTACTTCAGATTCCTCTCACCAGGAACGTTTGCGGCAGTATGCTGAAGTTTCCCTGCTGCCTGTGTTGGTGGAGCAGGGGTGGTGCAGCCTAGTGCCTGAGCTTTTAGCATCACCTGAGCATGACTGCAGAGAGAAGGCTCTGCGCACGCTGCTTGCCATGATGGCCCAATGTCAGACTCAATATAAACAGAATCCCGCATTGACAGCCTCTCTTAGTGAACTGCAAAAACAGTACCAAGAACTGGTGCTCACAGAGCAGGACCTAGGGGAACAGGACGGTTACTTTGGGGAGATCCTGGCACTTGTGGACTCTATGGTGATAAAAATGCAACTGGTATAA
- the LOC113078523 gene encoding protein Spindly-like isoform X1 encodes MKQCPPRSLSCKCRRWIWNQQCAVSVPLVLKSDLVLQATLEQELQEARYKEEQLHLGNTTLQRQLERLTEEKEEREREAVSCYNALEKACEANQDLQIQLEQVLQQAQDPNSKGNSLFSEVEDKRAEMERQLKSMKRQHESLQKQHALTKGEQSTSTETPAGEVSRSCSRGRIST; translated from the exons ATGAAACAATGTCCTCCGAGATCCTTGAGCTGCAAATGCAGAAGATGGATATGGAATCAGCAATG TGCTGTCAGTGTGCCCTTGGTGCTGAAGAGTGACCTTGTCTTGCAGGCGACTTTGGAGCAGGAGCTTCAGGAGGCACGATACAAAGAAGAGCAACTACATTTGGGCAACACCACCCTCCAGAGACAACTAGAGAGACTAACGGAGGAGAAGGAAGAGCGGGAGAGAGAGGCAGTGTCCTGCTACAATGCTTTGGAG AAAGCTTGTGAAGCCAACCAAGACCTTCAAATCCAGCTGGAACAGGTGTTGCAGCAGGCACAAGATCCAAACAGCAAAGgcaattctttattttctgaG GTAGAGGACAAGAGAGCAGAGATGGAGCGGCAGCTGAAAAGCATGAAACGACAGCATGAGTCTCTACAAAAGCAGCATGCTCTcaccaa AGGTGAACAAAGCACAAGTACAGAAACGCCGGCGGGAGAAGTTTCCCGTAGCTGTTCCAGAGGAAGAATCAGCACCTAG
- the LOC113078523 gene encoding protein Spindly-like isoform X3 gives MRHKVDQQSEALNSRTEELRVLTERAHETMSSEILELQMQKMDMESAMATLEQELQEARYKEEQLHLGNTTLQRQLERLTEEKEEREREAVSCYNALEKACEANQDLQIQLEQVLQQAQDPNSKGNSLFSEVEDKRAEMERQLKSMKRQHESLQKQHALTKGEQSTSTETPAGEVSRSCSRGRIST, from the exons ATGAGACACAAGGTGGACCAGCAGTCTGAAGCACTGAACAGCAGAACTGAAGAACTTCGTGTCCTCACAGAACGTGCACATGAAACAATGTCCTCCGAGATCCTTGAGCTGCAAATGCAGAAGATGGATATGGAATCAGCAATG GCGACTTTGGAGCAGGAGCTTCAGGAGGCACGATACAAAGAAGAGCAACTACATTTGGGCAACACCACCCTCCAGAGACAACTAGAGAGACTAACGGAGGAGAAGGAAGAGCGGGAGAGAGAGGCAGTGTCCTGCTACAATGCTTTGGAG AAAGCTTGTGAAGCCAACCAAGACCTTCAAATCCAGCTGGAACAGGTGTTGCAGCAGGCACAAGATCCAAACAGCAAAGgcaattctttattttctgaG GTAGAGGACAAGAGAGCAGAGATGGAGCGGCAGCTGAAAAGCATGAAACGACAGCATGAGTCTCTACAAAAGCAGCATGCTCTcaccaa AGGTGAACAAAGCACAAGTACAGAAACGCCGGCGGGAGAAGTTTCCCGTAGCTGTTCCAGAGGAAGAATCAGCACCTAG
- the LOC113078523 gene encoding protein Spindly-like isoform X2 yields MKQCPPRSLSCKCRRWIWNQQCAVSVPLVLKSDLVLQATLEQELQEARYKEEQLHLGNTTLQRQLERLTEEKEEREREAVSCYNALEKACEANQDLQIQLEQVLQQAQDPNSKGNSLFSEMQIATLMQLQGNRADPAQLERLQFMLSDKNNEIESLMMKVRELEKAKR; encoded by the exons ATGAAACAATGTCCTCCGAGATCCTTGAGCTGCAAATGCAGAAGATGGATATGGAATCAGCAATG TGCTGTCAGTGTGCCCTTGGTGCTGAAGAGTGACCTTGTCTTGCAGGCGACTTTGGAGCAGGAGCTTCAGGAGGCACGATACAAAGAAGAGCAACTACATTTGGGCAACACCACCCTCCAGAGACAACTAGAGAGACTAACGGAGGAGAAGGAAGAGCGGGAGAGAGAGGCAGTGTCCTGCTACAATGCTTTGGAG AAAGCTTGTGAAGCCAACCAAGACCTTCAAATCCAGCTGGAACAGGTGTTGCAGCAGGCACAAGATCCAAACAGCAAAGgcaattctttattttctgaG ATGCAGATAGCCACCCTTATGCAGCTCCAGGGCAACAGGGCTGACCCAGCACAGCTTGAGCGACTGCAATTCATGCTATCTGACAAAAACAATGAGATAGAAAGCTTGATGATGAAAGTAAGAGAGCTGGAGAAAGCGAAG AGGTGA